Below is a window of Frigoribacterium sp. SL97 DNA.
TCGGTCTTGCTGAGGTACTCGGACAACGCCCTGCTCAGTCGTTGCTCGCGAGCGACGAGTGAGACGAGTTCGATCTCGGCGCCGGCGAGATGGATGGTCGCGGGGATGCAGAAGAGCGTGTCGAACTCCGGGCTCTTCTGGACGACGTCCGCTACCTCGCCGTCGTTCACCACGACGTCGTAGACACTCGGGGTCTCTGCCCGGTGTTCCACACCGAGGGCCGTGGAGGCGTTGCCCTGGGGATCGAGATCGATGACCAGAACCTTGGCCCCACTCCGCGCAAGGGCGGCGGAGAGATTGACGGTGGTCGTGGTCTTGCCGACACCGCCTTTCTGGTTCGAAACGGTGATCACTCGGGTCGAGGCGGGCGACGGGAGCGGTTCGCGAGACAGGGCCTTCTTACGACGGTTCAGGTCGGCAAGCTCTCGAGCCAGGGGAGTGCTTCTGTCGTCGTCAGCCGAGGAACTCACTGAGGGTCTCCGTATCGCCATGTTTCACGTGAAACGACCTACCCGGAGGTGTGATCACGCCGCTGCGAGGCGGCACGGTGATCATCGGGGATCGGAGACCGAGTCTATCGGCAGGCCCCGACAAAGACGGGGACCCGAGGTCCGCGTGCCTGCCGAACCACTTCGGTCGACACGGAGCGCAAACCCCCGAGTAGTCGAACATGGCCTGGTCAAAGCCACATTACCGTCACTCACTTGGACCAGTCAGTCCAAGGTGGCGATGAACACCCGGGTCGTCTCGTCGACGAGCCCCACACCCAGTTCACGAGCCTCGACGTCGATGAGGTGATGGCGGGCGATCACCTTGCGCGCGGCGGCGATCTCGTCGTCGACCCGAGCGCCTTTCATCAACAGCAGCTGCCCCCCGGTCTTCACCAGCGGCGCCGTCAGCGGGATCAACTTGGAGAGGGCCGACACGGCCCGAGCGGTCGCCTGGTCGAGCCACCCGTCCAGCTGCACGTCCTCGGCACGGGCACGGACGACCTCGACGTTGTCGAGCCCCATGCGATCGGCTTCAGCCGTCAGCCAGTCGACGCGCCGTTCCATCGGCTCGATCAGGACGAGCGTGGCGTCCGGACGAGCAGCAGCGAGCACGAGTCCCGGGAGGCCGGCACCCGACCCGATGTCCCCGACGCGACCCGCGACCAGCAGAGGTGCCAGCAAGCCACAGTTGACGACGTGGCGGGTCCAGAGACGCGGCAGCTCGAGCGGTCCGATCAGGCCGAGTTCTTCGCCGTGCTGGGCTAGGTCGGCCACATAGCGGCGAACGACGTCGAGCCGGTCGCCGAAGATCGTCGCCGCGACGGCGGGCTCGACCTCGAGGGTCGACGTGTCGGTCATGTCGTCCGGCTCAGGGACGCGTGATGACGGTGTGACGGTCGCGGCCTTCGCCCTCGGACTCCGAGGTGAATCCCCGTGCCGCGACGATGTCGTGCACGAGTTTGCGCTCGTAGGACGACATGGGGGGCAGGGCCGCCGAGGTGGCGCCGTCCTCGAGCTTCGAGACCGCGTGGTCGACCAGGCGGCCGAGTTCCGTCTCGCGAGTGGCGCGGGATCCCCCGATGTCGAGGATGAGGCGGGAGAACTCACCCGTCTTGGTCTGCACCGCGATGCGGGTCAGCTCTTGGAGGGCGTTGACGGTGTCGGGCTTCGACAGGACGCGCAGCTTCTGCTCACCACTCGAGTCGACCGAGATGTACGAACGACCACCGCGGACCTCGATGTCGATGTCGCCGTCGAAGTCGCAGATGTCGAGCAGCTCTTCGATGTAGTCGGCGGCGATGTCGCCCTCGTCGAGGACGTCGGCGGCGTCGTCCGAGGCGACCTGCGCCTCCTCGGTGTCGTTCGAGACGACGGCGTCGTCGTTCTCGGCGGCGGGCTCGACGATGTCGGTCGTGGAGTCGTCAGAGGTCATTTCTTGGGGCCGTTCTGCTTCTTGGAGCGGTTCTTGCCGACGGGTTGGGTCCGCTGGGTCGTCTTCGGCACGGCAGGCGCCGACTCGATCTCGGTCACGGTGATGCTCGGGAGTCCCTTGCGCTGCTGCTTGCGCGCGAGGCGCTCTTCACGCGCCAGGGCAGCTTCGCTGCCGGGTGTGGGCATGTTGCGGATGACCAGGAACTGCTGGGCCATGGTCCAGACGTTCGAGGTGAGCCAGTAGAACATGACGCCGAGGGGGAACGACAGGCCCGAGAAGACGAACACGAGGGGGAGGAAGTACAAGAGCATGCGCTGCTGCTTGAACATGGGGCTCGCCTTGGTCTCGGGCGACATGTTCTTCGAGACGATCTGCAACTGCGTGATGAACTGCGAGGCGGTCATGATGACCACC
It encodes the following:
- a CDS encoding ParA family protein, with protein sequence MSSSADDDRSTPLARELADLNRRKKALSREPLPSPASTRVITVSNQKGGVGKTTTTVNLSAALARSGAKVLVIDLDPQGNASTALGVEHRAETPSVYDVVVNDGEVADVVQKSPEFDTLFCIPATIHLAGAEIELVSLVAREQRLSRALSEYLSKTENAGDRYDYVFIDCPPSLGLLTINAFVAASEVLIPIQCEYYALEGLSQLLRNIQLIEKHLNPKLKVSSILLTMYDGRTNLAQQVVADVREHFPDEALNTLIPRSVRISEAPGYGQTVISYDTNSPGSISYLEAAAELARRGAPQ
- the rsmG gene encoding 16S rRNA (guanine(527)-N(7))-methyltransferase RsmG codes for the protein MTDTSTLEVEPAVAATIFGDRLDVVRRYVADLAQHGEELGLIGPLELPRLWTRHVVNCGLLAPLLVAGRVGDIGSGAGLPGLVLAAARPDATLVLIEPMERRVDWLTAEADRMGLDNVEVVRARAEDVQLDGWLDQATARAVSALSKLIPLTAPLVKTGGQLLLMKGARVDDEIAAARKVIARHHLIDVEARELGVGLVDETTRVFIATLD
- a CDS encoding protein jag — encoded protein: MTSDDSTTDIVEPAAENDDAVVSNDTEEAQVASDDAADVLDEGDIAADYIEELLDICDFDGDIDIEVRGGRSYISVDSSGEQKLRVLSKPDTVNALQELTRIAVQTKTGEFSRLILDIGGSRATRETELGRLVDHAVSKLEDGATSAALPPMSSYERKLVHDIVAARGFTSESEGEGRDRHTVITRP